One window from the genome of Crassostrea angulata isolate pt1a10 chromosome 2, ASM2561291v2, whole genome shotgun sequence encodes:
- the LOC128173661 gene encoding uncharacterized protein LOC128173661, with the protein MITIYYNSGKKSQLITNEAHKKVCKAIIWGKNVERSIVDIIRKHKPEEVSSGAASVVADECKELCFKNSNSVLQARAHHDILSFTWDKFHQELTLRAPNTLRIVSSMLSDVPLSPEGKPFLNLMHTISMALHSRYNQMSLTQYLCGFVLMHGGCTMRDIDRLARTGLTMTSKSLTNKLASWEDCLYISVEKIREGWERGEKKKYQLVGDNWDRNILPSYRTSQQKTISLHLFQVVCVVDRINPVCVERPNQNPYDLKCIDFIPSMQDQNLLCKELTFIVATALLNNIDQLKNIQNIYPKHLEHQYSAQAGLKTHQIPLGLFDCNEQKTQDVIKLLKEFSQKYVPVKDGEIVEEVFFGGDRLTDERIQCAQLSIANAATPLESLRGFISKIEDFHRLMNFLEAICTLTYKSTSAGDRGTFAYFRNILNARNVKGEVKNSYRAYKFLLYTIFDAMCCVLFFKEFGLRSTEEEIPVPELSSSEEKVSWINEVSERIVKNWFFENTDLVQELRNVFEDEHHVENYWINTAVENRFQCHHCDKSYAFIESLKTHESRMHGYVDSSPKGDKNDENKDELFDYVVHLFKLGALHKNLDTAVDMGDGHRSVRSAKYELPIYNKTNKTKYLIGSIHLTALVSGTLQADKQEQLIANRFVNLSGGANNNMALDEYVELLNRDTKQACSGHQTKTSILKHSKKYPYLIDEIKHIDMINEIKNRKGIHKYPSYKKDVLKTANELFEISAFSEIPGRTLTCRAIVCPKNPFMDAYKKLPTKIFRHLPTLPFCRLRNKHI; encoded by the exons ATG ATTACTATATACTACAATAGTGGCAAGAAGTCCCAGTTAATTACAAATGAGGCACACAAAAAAGTATGTAAAGCTATTATATGGggaaaaaatgttgaaagatCAATTGTTGATATTATAAGAAAACATAAGCCTGAGGAGGTATCTTCAGGAGCAGCTTCAGTTGTTGCCGATGAATGCAAAGAACTCTGTTTTAAGAATTCAAACTCAGTTTTACAAGCTCGGGCTCATCATGATATTCTGTCTTTCACCTGGGACAAATTTCACCAAGAACTCACACTAAGAGCACCAAATACATTGAGGATTGTTTCATCAATGCTGTCAGATGTCCCTCTAAGTCCAGAAGGAAAACCATTTCTAAACTTGATGCATACTATATCAATGGCTTTACACAGCAGATACAATCAGATGTCATTGACCCAGTATCTTTGTGGATTTGTTCTTATGCATGGAGGATGTACAATGAGG GATATAGACAGATTGGCCCGAACTGGTCTTACTATGACATCCAAGTCCTTAACCAACAAATTAGCATCATGGGAAGACTGCCTGTACATTAGTGTTGAAAAAATCAGAGAAGGCTGGGAACGtggagaaaagaaaaaatatcagtTAGTAGGCGACAACTGGGATAGAAATATTTTGCCCTCATATAGAACATCACAGCAGAAGACAATATCGCTCCATTTGTTTCAAGTGGTATGTGTGGTGGACAGAATTAACCCAGTGTGTGTTGAAAGACCAAACCAGAATCCTTATGACTTGAAGTGTATTGACTTCATCCCATCTATGCAGGACCAAAATTTGTTATGCAAGGAGTTGACATTTATAGTTGCCACTGCATTGCTGAACAATATAGATcaacttaaaaacattcaaaatatttacccAAAGCATCTAGAACACCAATATAGTGCACAGGCAGGACTGAAAACTCATCAG ATTCCACTCGGCCTATTTGATTGCAATGAGCAAAAAACACAGGATGTCATCAAGCTGTTAAAGGAATTCTCTCAAAAGTATGTTCCTGTCAAAGATGGTGAAATTGTGGAAGAAGTTTTCTTTGGag GTGATCGCCTTACAGATGAAAGGATCCAGTGTGCTCAGTTATCCATAGCAAATGCTGCTACTCCTCTAGAAAGTTTAAGAGGATTCATCTCAAAGATTGAAGATTTCCATCGCTTAATGAATTTCCTTGAG GCAATTTGCACCTTGACATACAAAAGTACTTCAGCTGGAGATAGAGGGACATTTGCATATTTCAGAAATATCTTAAATGCCAGAAATGTGAAGGGTGAAGTCAAAAATTCCTACAGAGCTTACAAATTTCTACTATATACCATATTTGATGCAATGTGTTGTGTGctgttttttaaagaatttggaCTACGTAGCACAGAGGAGGAAATACCTGTGCCAGAACTGAGTAGCTCTGAAGAAAAAGTTTCGTGGATCAATGAAGTGAGTGAAAGAATAGTGAAAAACtggttttttgaaaatacagaTTTAGTGCAGGAATTGAGAAATGTTTTTGAAGATGAACACCATGTTGAAAACTACTGGATCAACACTGCTGTTGAAAATCGATTTCAGTGCCACCACTGTGACAAAAGTTATGCTTTTATCGAAAGCTTAAAGACCCATGAGTCTCGAATGCATGGGTATGTTGACTCCTCTCCTAAAGGagataaaaatgatgaaaacaaaGATGAACTTTTTGATTATGTAGTGCATTTGTTTAAACTAGGTGCACTTCACAAAAATTTAGACACAGCTGTGGATATGGGTGATGGCCATAGATCAGTAAGAAGTGCAAAATATGAATTGCCCATATATaacaaaaccaacaaaacaaaGTATCTGATAGGAAGCATTCACTTGACAGCCTTAGTTTCTGGTACATTACAAGCAGACAAACAGGAACAGCTGATCGCTAACAGGTTTGTAAACTTAAGTGGTGGAGCCAACAACAACATGGCATTAGATGAATATGTCGAACTTTTAAACAGAGACACAAAACAGGCTTGCAGTGGACATCAGACCAAAACCAGCATTCTCAAGCATTCCAAGAAATATCCTTATCTCATAGATGAAATTAAGCACATAGAcatgataaatgaaataaaaaacagaaaagGAATTCATAAATACCCAAGCTACAAGAAAGATGTTTTGAAAACAGCAAatgaattatttgaaatttcTGCCTTCAGTGAAATACCTGGTAGAACTCTGACATGTAGAGCAATTGTTTGTCCAAAAAATCCGTTCATGGATGCATATAAGAAACTAccaacaaaaatatttagacATTTACCAACATTGCCTTTTTGTCGTTTaagaaacaaacatatttaa
- the LOC128173732 gene encoding uncharacterized protein LOC128173732 translates to MECKQGRVKNIKNPLKRLSLATGISENTLKRKVMQDPVDMVVEDLQVPAPKKKPGPDRKLDDFDADLVKRTIHDMQLKGQYVSLRQLSDVLVEKGVRLFKSSLGRLVKDLGFRFYKAGSNQRYIGDRNDIVSMRHTYLRSIRKFREEGRPIVYLDETWLNTNHVARGDWVDCPRTSTSAFESHRGGHGRFVPSGKGSRLIIVDAGSSAVGMIPGSALIFESKTGNQDYHDEMNSENFTKWFTEQLLPNLPANSVIVMDNASYHSHLDPESKCPTSSTPKAEIQSWLDRKGIHYAPGMIKAELITLVKQHKPRPKYVIDDLASKAGHTVLRLPPYHCELNPIELVWAELKSFVARSNSTFKKDKVKELFNQARSTYGVEKWRKVESHVIREVEEKLWKLDGVQDEEVAPVVIDLTDSEDSDSDMDTDSGDDENDSDSDESMGFVEESDNEVTCCICGDYNAPGKSRKIVWVECEVCKRWSHRICTKPSLKSGKCVQCWNALYGLNPAPS, encoded by the exons ATGGAATGCAAGCAGGGGAGGGTGAAGAATATCAAAAACCCTTTGAAAAGACTCTCACTCGCAACTG GAATATCTGAGAATACTCTAAAGAGAAAAGTTATGCAAGACCCAGTTGATATGGTGGTGGAGGATTTGCAAGTCCCTGCTCCAAAGAAGAAACCTGGACCCGATAGGAAGCTGGATGACTTCGATGCAGACCTGGTGAAGAGGACCATCCATGACATGCAGTTGAAGGGCCAGTACGTTTCATTGCGCCAACTGTCGGATGTTCTGGTAGAAAAGGGAGTCAGGCTCTTCAAGTCTTCATTGGGGAGACTCGTGAAGGATCTTGGGTTCAG GTTCTACAAAGCAGGTTCCAACCAACGCTACATTGGAGATCGGAATGACATCGTAAGTATGCGACATACTTACCTGAGGTCCATTAGGAAGTTTAGAGAGGAGGGTCGTCCTATTGTGTATTTGGATGAGACTTGGTTGAACACCAATCATGTAGCAAGGGGAGATTGGGTGGACTGTCCTAGGACATCTACCTCTGCCTTTGAGTCACATCGTGGAGGTCATGGGCGTTTTGTCCCATCTGGGAAAGGCTCTCGTCTGATAATTGTGGATGCAGGTTCTTCGGCTGTGGGCATGATCCCGGGATCTGCTCTCATTTTCGAGTCGAAAACAGGCAACCAGGATTATCATGATGAGATGAACTCGGAAAACTTTACGAAGTGGTTCACTGAGCAGTTGCTCCCTAACCTACCGGCTAATTCAGTCATAGTGATGGATAATGCTTCCTATCACAGTCATCTGGATCCTGAGTCTAAGTGTCCGACTTCGTCGACACCGAAGGCCGAGATCCAGTCTTGGCTTGATAGAAAGGGTATCCATTACGCCCCGGGAATGATCAAGGCTGAATTGATCACATTGGTGAAGCAACATAAGCCTCGTCCTAAATATGTTATAGACGATTTGGCTTCAAAGGCAGGTCACACAGTTTTGCGTCTACCTCCCTATCACTGTGAGCTTAATCCTATTGAGTTGGTCTGGGCTGAATTAAAAAGTTTCGTCGCCAGGAGCAATTCCACATTTAAGAAAGATAAAGTGAAGGAACTCTTTAATCAGGCTAGATCAACTTATGGGGTTGAGAAGTGGCGTAAGGTAGAGAGTCATGTGATAAGAGAGGTCGAAGAAAAACTGTGGAAACTCGACGGAGTCCAGGATGAGGAGGTTGCTCCTGTGGTCATAGACTTGACGGACTCGGAAGACAGTGACAGTGACATGGACACAGATTCTGGTGATGACGAAAATGACTCTGACTCTGACGAATCCATGGGCTTCGTTGAGGAGTCTGACAATGAAGTCACTTGTTGCATATGTGGTGATTACAATGCTCCTGGAAAGTCTCGAAAGATTGTTTGGGTTGAGTGTGAGGTGTGTAAGAGGTGGAGTCACCGCATATGTACCAAGCCCTCTCTAAAGTCAGGTAAGTGTGTCCAATGTTGGAACGCTTTGTATGGACTGAATCCAGCTCCTTCATGA